The genomic stretch CTGACCGGCTGGCCCATTGGGTTTTCGCTGCCCGTGCTTCTTCTCCCTCTGGCTATCTCCATCATGACTGGCCTCTTTTTCGGAATCTACCCGGCCCGCAAGGCCGCGACAATGGATCCTATCCAAGCCCTTGGCAATGCCCCCTGACTTCCGCAACAAACTCTCTTTTCTCCTTATATGAAGGGATTGACACGTTCATCCTCTTGGAGTAGAACTCCATATATTGATCCAAGTTTTTATGTCCTTACAAAGAAAAAAAGTACAAACGCATAAAAATACTCGGTGAAAGGCAGACGGCAGTTGCCCTTGCAAGGAGAAGAACGATGAAGCACAGCCCTATTTTTCGATTAATATCTATGTCCATCATTTGGCTGTACGGTACAGCCCTTGCCCAGGCTGGCCAGGTCATCAACCAGGAGGAAAAGGACTGGGCGAAGAAGGCCATTCAGCAAGAAAAAGCTCTCACTTCACAGGGTGTGACCAGCACACCGAATTCCATTGCGGTGCTCTCTTTCAACAACAGGTCAGGACAAAACAAACTGACGCCTCTACAAAAGGGATTAGCCGTGATGCTGATCACAGACCTAGTCAAGGTGGAGCAGCTCCGAGTGGTGGAACGAGTCAGAATGCAGGCCCTGCTGGATGAGCTGGAACTCGGATCCTCCGGCCTGGTGAATACAGAAACCGCGCCCAGGGTCGGTAAACTGCTCGGTGTTGCCAAGGTGACTGGCGGCGATATCCTGAAGGGCGCAGCTCAAGAACTTGAGATCAGCTCCTCTATTCTCGACATCTCGCTGGATCAGGTTACCAGCCAGCCCACCGCGGCTGGAGCCCTGGATGAACTTTTTCGGTTGGAGAAAGAGCTCCTTTTTAATATCATTGAATATATGCGGATCTCTATTTCCCCGCAAAAAAAGGCTGAGCTGGAACGCCCTCTGTCTGAGAGCACCCCGGCCCTGCTGGCATTATTCCTGGGTATCGACTACTCCGACCGAGGGCTGTACGATATGGCGGCCAAAATGTATAACCAGGCCTTGGTGGAAGATCCCTATCTGGAGCTGGCCAAGAGTGCTCTTCAGGAGCTAAAGGAAATGGGATTAATCCGCAGTAAAAGTGAAGAAATACAGGAACCGGAGAAGACCGAACCACCCGAGCCTACAGCTGAGAGCGGAGGAAGGATTTCCACGGGCACCGTTGTCAAAATCGGACTCGGCTTGGCTGCTGTCGGAGCCGGTGTCTACTATGCTGTGGAAGCAATTGAAGATAAAATCAACGAAGAA from Candidatus Electrothrix communis encodes the following:
- a CDS encoding CsgG/HfaB family protein, translating into MKHSPIFRLISMSIIWLYGTALAQAGQVINQEEKDWAKKAIQQEKALTSQGVTSTPNSIAVLSFNNRSGQNKLTPLQKGLAVMLITDLVKVEQLRVVERVRMQALLDELELGSSGLVNTETAPRVGKLLGVAKVTGGDILKGAAQELEISSSILDISLDQVTSQPTAAGALDELFRLEKELLFNIIEYMRISISPQKKAELERPLSESTPALLALFLGIDYSDRGLYDMAAKMYNQALVEDPYLELAKSALQELKEMGLIRSKSEEIQEPEKTEPPEPTAESGGRISTGTVVKIGLGLAAVGAGVYYAVEAIEDKINEEIPPTIVNVDKPDIASCTDEMIVTFSEPMKESYAVITPSKIATQVTQSWTSSETLKVSWSLSSSTTITVDVSNLRDTADTALEIPGGMVHPFSLYISCE